The following are encoded in a window of Citrobacter freundii genomic DNA:
- the ubiG gene encoding bifunctional 2-polyprenyl-6-hydroxyphenol methylase/3-demethylubiquinol 3-O-methyltransferase UbiG, with protein sequence MNAEKAPVTQNVDHEEIAKFEAVASRWWDLEGEFKPLHRINPLRLGYITERSGGLFGKKVLDVGCGGGILAESMAREGATVTGLDMGFEPLQVAKLHALESGIQVEYVQETVEQHAEKHAHQYDVVTCMEMLEHVPDPQSVVRACAQLVKPGGEVFFSTLNRNGKSWLMAVVGAEYILRMVPKGTHDVKKFIKPAELLQWVDQTVLKERHMTGLHYNPITNTFKLGPGVDVNYMVHTTAKAE encoded by the coding sequence ATGAATGCCGAAAAAGCCCCGGTGACTCAGAACGTTGACCATGAAGAAATTGCCAAATTTGAAGCAGTCGCGTCGCGCTGGTGGGATCTTGAAGGTGAATTTAAGCCTCTGCACCGCATTAACCCGCTGCGTCTGGGTTATATCACCGAGCGCTCAGGCGGGCTGTTTGGTAAAAAAGTGCTCGACGTCGGCTGCGGAGGCGGCATTCTGGCTGAAAGCATGGCGCGCGAAGGCGCAACAGTCACCGGCCTGGATATGGGTTTTGAACCGCTACAGGTGGCAAAACTGCATGCGCTGGAAAGTGGCATTCAGGTGGAATACGTACAAGAAACTGTAGAACAACACGCCGAAAAACATGCACACCAGTATGACGTAGTGACCTGCATGGAAATGCTGGAACACGTACCGGATCCGCAGTCGGTGGTCAGAGCCTGCGCGCAGTTGGTGAAACCAGGCGGCGAGGTGTTTTTCTCCACGCTCAATCGCAACGGCAAGTCGTGGCTGATGGCTGTGGTTGGCGCGGAGTACATTCTGCGCATGGTGCCCAAAGGCACGCATGATGTGAAAAAATTTATTAAGCCTGCGGAATTGTTACAGTGGGTTGATCAGACAGTGTTAAAAGAGCGCCACATGACCGGCCTGCACTACAACCCTATCACCAACACCTTTAAGCTGGGTCCAGGCGTGGACGTGAACTATATGGTGCACACCACCGCGAAAGCCGAGTAA
- the gyrA gene encoding DNA topoisomerase (ATP-hydrolyzing) subunit A: MSDLAREITPVNIEEELKSSYLDYAMSVIVGRALPDVRDGLKPVHRRVLYAMNVLGNDWNKAYKKSARVVGDVIGKYHPHGDTAVYDTIVRMAQPFSLRYMLVDGQGNFGSVDGDSAAAMRYTEIRMSKIAHELMADLEKETVDFVDNYDGTERIPDVMPTKIPNLLVNGSSGIAVGMATNIPPHNLTEVINGCLAYIDDEDISIEGLMEHIPGPDFPTAAIINGRRGIEEAYRTGRGKVYIRARAEVEADAKTGRETIIVHEIPYQVNKARLIEKIAELVKDKRVEGISALRDESDKDGMRIVIEVKRDAVGEVVLNNLYSQTQLQVSFGINMVALHHGQPKIMNLKDIIAAFVRHRREVVTRRTIFELRKARDRAHILEALAIALANIDPIIELIRRAPTPAEAKAGLVARSWELGNVSAMLERAGDNAARPEWLEPEFGVRDGQYYLTEQQAQAILDLRLQKLTGLEHEKLLDEYKELLEQIAELLHILGSADRLMEVIREEMELVREQFGDERRTEITANSADINIEDLITQEDVVVTLSHQGYVKYQPLTDYEAQRRGGKGKSAARIKEEDFIDRLLVANTHDTILCFSSRGRLYWMKVYQLPEASRGARGRPIVNLLPLEANERITAILPVREYEEGVNVFMATASGTVKKTALTEFSRPRSAGIIAVNLNEGDELIGVDLTSGSDEAMLFSAAGKVVRFKEDAVRAMGRTATGVRGIKLAGEDKVVSLIIPRGEGAILTVTQNGYGKRTAAEEYPTKSRATQGVISIKVTERNGSVVGAVQVTDSDQIMMITDAGTLVRTRVSEISVVGRNTQGVILIRTADDENVVGLQRVAEPVDDEELDSIDGSAAEGDDDIAPEAESDDDAADDAEE, from the coding sequence ATGAGCGACCTTGCGAGAGAAATTACACCGGTCAACATTGAGGAAGAGCTGAAGAGCTCGTATCTGGATTATGCGATGTCGGTCATTGTTGGCCGTGCGCTGCCGGACGTCCGAGATGGCCTGAAGCCGGTTCACCGTCGCGTACTTTACGCCATGAACGTATTGGGCAACGACTGGAATAAAGCCTATAAAAAATCTGCCCGTGTCGTTGGTGACGTAATCGGTAAATACCACCCTCATGGTGATACCGCCGTTTACGACACCATTGTTCGTATGGCGCAGCCATTCTCCCTGCGTTACATGCTGGTGGATGGTCAGGGTAACTTTGGTTCTGTCGATGGCGACTCCGCCGCAGCGATGCGTTATACGGAAATCCGTATGTCGAAAATCGCCCACGAGCTGATGGCTGACCTGGAAAAAGAAACGGTTGATTTCGTCGATAACTATGACGGCACCGAACGCATTCCGGACGTCATGCCGACCAAAATTCCTAACCTGCTGGTGAACGGTTCGTCCGGTATCGCGGTAGGTATGGCGACCAACATTCCGCCGCACAACCTGACAGAAGTGATTAACGGCTGTCTGGCCTACATTGACGATGAAGACATCAGCATTGAAGGGCTGATGGAACACATCCCAGGCCCGGACTTCCCGACCGCCGCGATCATCAACGGTCGTCGTGGTATTGAAGAAGCCTATCGTACTGGTCGCGGTAAAGTGTACATTCGCGCCCGCGCGGAAGTTGAAGCTGACGCGAAAACCGGTCGTGAAACCATCATCGTGCACGAAATTCCGTATCAGGTGAACAAAGCGCGCCTGATTGAGAAAATTGCCGAGTTGGTAAAAGACAAACGCGTTGAAGGCATCAGCGCGCTGCGTGACGAGTCTGATAAAGACGGTATGCGCATCGTGATTGAAGTCAAACGTGACGCGGTCGGGGAAGTGGTTCTCAACAACCTTTACTCCCAGACCCAGCTGCAGGTTTCCTTCGGTATTAACATGGTTGCGCTGCACCATGGTCAGCCGAAGATCATGAACCTGAAAGATATTATCGCTGCGTTTGTGCGTCACCGTCGTGAAGTGGTTACTCGCCGTACTATTTTTGAACTGCGTAAAGCCCGCGATCGCGCCCACATCCTTGAAGCGCTGGCGATTGCACTGGCCAACATCGATCCGATCATTGAACTGATCCGTCGTGCGCCGACCCCGGCTGAAGCAAAAGCCGGACTGGTTGCCCGTTCGTGGGAGCTGGGTAACGTATCGGCGATGCTGGAACGTGCCGGTGATAACGCTGCCCGTCCTGAATGGCTGGAACCTGAGTTTGGCGTGCGTGACGGTCAGTACTACCTGACTGAACAGCAAGCCCAGGCAATTTTGGATCTGCGCTTGCAGAAACTGACCGGCCTTGAGCATGAAAAACTGCTCGACGAATACAAAGAGCTGCTGGAGCAGATCGCTGAATTGCTGCACATTTTGGGCAGCGCCGATCGCCTGATGGAAGTGATCCGTGAAGAGATGGAGCTGGTTCGCGAGCAGTTCGGTGATGAGCGTCGCACTGAAATCACCGCCAACAGCGCTGACATCAATATCGAAGATCTGATCACCCAGGAAGATGTTGTCGTGACCTTGTCTCACCAGGGTTACGTTAAATATCAGCCGTTAACCGATTACGAAGCACAGCGTCGTGGCGGTAAGGGTAAATCAGCAGCACGTATTAAAGAAGAAGACTTCATCGACCGCCTGCTGGTGGCCAACACCCACGACACGATCCTGTGCTTCTCCAGCCGTGGTCGTCTGTACTGGATGAAGGTCTATCAGCTGCCGGAAGCGAGCCGTGGTGCGCGTGGACGTCCAATCGTCAACCTGCTGCCGCTGGAAGCCAACGAACGTATCACCGCGATTCTGCCGGTACGCGAGTACGAAGAGGGCGTGAACGTCTTTATGGCAACCGCTAGCGGTACCGTGAAGAAAACGGCGCTGACCGAGTTCAGCCGTCCACGTTCAGCCGGTATTATTGCGGTTAACCTGAATGAAGGCGACGAGCTGATTGGCGTGGATCTGACCTCCGGGTCTGACGAAGCGATGCTGTTCTCTGCCGCGGGTAAAGTGGTGCGCTTCAAAGAAGACGCCGTTCGTGCGATGGGTCGTACTGCGACCGGCGTACGTGGTATCAAACTGGCGGGCGAAGACAAAGTCGTTTCTCTGATTATTCCACGTGGCGAAGGCGCTATCCTGACCGTGACGCAAAACGGTTATGGTAAGCGTACTGCGGCAGAAGAGTATCCGACTAAGTCGCGTGCGACGCAGGGCGTTATCTCCATCAAAGTCACCGAACGCAACGGTTCCGTTGTTGGCGCGGTGCAGGTGACCGATAGCGACCAGATCATGATGATCACCGATGCTGGTACGTTGGTGCGTACTCGCGTGTCGGAAATCAGCGTGGTTGGGCGTAACACCCAGGGCGTTATCCTCATCCGCACGGCGGATGATGAAAACGTGGTGGGTCTGCAACGTGTAGCTGAACCGGTTGATGACGAAGAACTGGATTCTATCGACGGAAGTGCTGCGGAAGGGGACGATGATATCGCGCCTGAAGCAGAAAGCGATGACGATGCGGCGGATGACGCAGAAGAGTAA
- a CDS encoding acetyl-CoA C-acetyltransferase, producing the protein MKNCVIVSAARTAIGNFNGSLATTGAVELGATVIKAALERARLDPLRVDEVIMGNVLQSGLGQNPARQALLKSGLADTVCGFTLNKVCGSGLKSVALAAQAIQAGQAQAIVAGGMENMSQAPYLLDAKARWGYRLGDGQLSDVILRDGLICAEHGYHMGITAENVAKEYGISREMQDELALMSQRKAVSAIESGAFEAEIVPVSVVSRKKAIMFDRDEFPKADSTAEGLAALRPAFDKAGTVTAGNASGINDGAAALVIMEEAAALAAGLKPLARIKAYAGGGVAPAIMGMGPVPATQKVLQLSGLQLSDIDLIEANEAFAAQFLAVGKTLGFDAQKVNVNGGAIALGHPIGASGARILVTLLHALQARDKTLGLATLCIGGGQGIAMIVERMN; encoded by the coding sequence ATGAAAAATTGTGTCATCGTCAGTGCGGCGCGTACCGCAATCGGTAACTTTAATGGTTCACTGGCCACCACCGGCGCCGTCGAACTCGGAGCAACCGTGATTAAAGCCGCCCTAGAGCGCGCCCGCCTTGACCCACTCCGGGTTGACGAGGTGATCATGGGCAACGTGCTGCAGTCTGGTTTAGGACAGAACCCTGCACGCCAGGCGCTGTTAAAAAGCGGTCTCGCCGACACCGTATGCGGTTTTACCCTCAACAAAGTGTGCGGCTCGGGCCTCAAAAGCGTGGCGCTTGCCGCTCAGGCAATCCAGGCCGGACAAGCTCAGGCAATTGTCGCCGGCGGCATGGAAAACATGAGCCAGGCACCGTATCTGTTAGACGCCAAAGCCCGCTGGGGATATCGCCTCGGGGACGGACAATTGTCAGATGTAATCCTGCGCGACGGTCTGATCTGCGCCGAGCATGGCTACCATATGGGGATCACCGCTGAAAACGTTGCCAAGGAGTATGGCATTAGCCGGGAGATGCAGGATGAACTGGCGCTGATGTCGCAGCGTAAAGCGGTATCGGCAATAGAGTCAGGCGCATTTGAGGCAGAGATCGTCCCGGTGAGTGTGGTATCGCGGAAAAAAGCGATCATGTTTGATCGTGATGAATTCCCCAAAGCCGACTCTACGGCGGAAGGCCTTGCCGCATTACGTCCGGCCTTCGACAAAGCGGGTACCGTCACGGCCGGTAACGCTTCGGGGATCAACGACGGTGCTGCCGCGCTGGTAATCATGGAAGAAGCGGCGGCGCTGGCTGCTGGGCTGAAGCCGCTGGCGCGCATCAAAGCCTATGCCGGCGGCGGCGTCGCACCCGCCATCATGGGCATGGGGCCGGTTCCGGCGACGCAAAAAGTGCTGCAACTGAGCGGGCTTCAATTGTCTGATATCGACCTGATTGAAGCCAATGAGGCGTTTGCCGCACAGTTTCTGGCAGTAGGGAAAACGCTGGGATTTGATGCACAAAAGGTGAATGTCAACGGCGGAGCAATCGCGCTTGGGCACCCTATCGGCGCCAGCGGGGCGCGTATTCTGGTCACGTTGCTTCACGCGCTACAAGCGCGGGATAAAACCCTCGGACTGGCTACACTGTGCATCGGCGGCGGTCAGGGGATTGCAATGATTGTAGAAAGGATGAACTAA
- a CDS encoding TIGR00366 family protein, whose translation MIGRMSRFMTRFVSRWLPDPLIFAMLLTLITFAIALWLTPQTPISMVKFWGDGFWNLLAFGMQMALIIVTGHALASSGPVKSLLRTAASAAKTPTQGVMLVTFFAAVASVINWGFGLVVGAMFAREVARRVPGSDYPLLIACAYIGFLTWGGGFSGSMPLLAATPGNPVEHVAGLIPVSDTLFTDFNIFITLALIVVMPFITRMMTPKPSDVISIDPKLLLEEDDFQKKLPPDAPPSERLEESRILTLIIGGLGIAYLALYFADKGFNLTINTVNLMFMIAGLLLHKTPMAYMRAVSAAARSTAGILVQFPFYAGIQLMMEHSGLGGLITEFFIDVANKDTFPLMTFFSSALINFAVPSGGGHWVIQGPFVLPAAQALGADLGKSVMAIAYGEQWMNMAQPFWALPALAIAGLGVRDIMGYCITALLFSGVIFVIGLTLF comes from the coding sequence ATGATTGGCCGTATGTCACGCTTTATGACGCGTTTCGTCAGCCGCTGGCTGCCCGATCCGCTGATCTTCGCCATGCTGCTGACGCTGATAACGTTCGCCATTGCGCTGTGGTTGACGCCGCAAACACCGATCAGCATGGTCAAGTTCTGGGGAGACGGCTTCTGGAATCTGCTGGCATTTGGTATGCAGATGGCGCTGATCATCGTCACCGGCCACGCGCTGGCCAGCTCCGGTCCGGTTAAAAGTCTGCTGCGCACCGCCGCTTCAGCCGCTAAAACCCCCACACAGGGCGTTATGCTGGTGACATTCTTTGCCGCGGTCGCCAGCGTCATCAACTGGGGCTTTGGTCTGGTGGTGGGAGCGATGTTTGCTCGTGAAGTCGCCCGTCGGGTACCCGGCTCTGACTACCCGCTGCTGATTGCCTGCGCCTACATCGGCTTTCTGACCTGGGGTGGCGGCTTCTCCGGCTCAATGCCGTTGCTGGCAGCAACGCCGGGCAACCCGGTCGAGCACGTTGCCGGGTTAATTCCGGTCAGCGACACCCTGTTTACCGATTTCAATATTTTCATCACTCTGGCGCTCATTGTGGTCATGCCGTTCATCACACGCATGATGACGCCGAAACCGTCTGATGTGATCAGCATCGATCCAAAATTATTGCTGGAAGAAGATGATTTCCAGAAGAAACTCCCGCCAGACGCACCGCCGTCCGAGCGTCTGGAAGAGAGCCGTATTCTGACGCTGATCATTGGCGGACTGGGGATTGCTTACCTGGCACTGTATTTCGCCGACAAGGGTTTCAACCTCACCATCAACACCGTCAACCTGATGTTTATGATTGCCGGTCTGCTGCTGCACAAAACGCCAATGGCCTATATGCGTGCCGTCAGCGCCGCCGCCCGCAGCACCGCGGGGATCCTGGTACAGTTCCCCTTCTACGCCGGGATCCAACTAATGATGGAGCATTCCGGTCTCGGCGGGCTGATTACCGAATTCTTCATCGACGTCGCCAACAAAGACACCTTCCCATTAATGACCTTCTTCAGTTCCGCGCTGATTAACTTTGCCGTGCCATCAGGTGGCGGACACTGGGTTATTCAGGGACCGTTCGTGTTGCCTGCCGCGCAGGCGCTCGGTGCCGACCTGGGTAAATCGGTGATGGCCATCGCCTACGGCGAGCAGTGGATGAACATGGCGCAACCGTTCTGGGCATTACCTGCGCTGGCTATCGCCGGGCTGGGCGTGCGCGACATTATGGGCTACTGCATCACCGCCCTGCTTTTCTCCGGCGTCATTTTCGTCATTGGATTGACCTTGTTCTGA
- a CDS encoding 3-oxoacid CoA-transferase subunit B → MDAKQRIARRVAQELRDGDVVNLGIGLPTMVANYLPADIHITLQSENGFLGLGPVTTAHPDLVNAGGQPCGILPGAAMFDSAMSFALIRGGHVDACVLGGLQVDEQANLANWVVPGKMVPGMGGAMDLVTGARKVIIAMEHCAKDGAAKILRHCTMPLTAQHAVHMLVTELAVFRFIDGKMWLTEIAEGCDITALREKTDAQFAVATDLVILRGDV, encoded by the coding sequence ATGGATGCTAAACAACGTATTGCGCGCCGCGTGGCGCAAGAACTTCGCGACGGCGACGTGGTGAACTTAGGTATCGGTCTGCCGACGATGGTCGCCAACTACCTGCCAGCCGATATTCACATTACCTTGCAGTCCGAGAACGGTTTTCTCGGGTTGGGTCCGGTCACCACCGCCCATCCCGATCTGGTCAACGCCGGTGGGCAACCGTGTGGTATTTTGCCCGGTGCCGCAATGTTTGATAGCGCCATGTCATTCGCGTTAATTCGCGGCGGCCATGTTGATGCCTGTGTCCTCGGTGGGTTGCAGGTTGATGAACAGGCTAACCTCGCCAACTGGGTGGTTCCCGGTAAGATGGTGCCCGGCATGGGCGGCGCAATGGATCTGGTCACCGGCGCGCGTAAAGTCATTATCGCCATGGAACATTGTGCGAAAGATGGCGCGGCTAAAATTCTCCGCCATTGCACCATGCCACTGACGGCCCAGCACGCGGTACATATGCTGGTCACCGAACTCGCCGTTTTCCGCTTCATTGACGGTAAAATGTGGCTGACAGAAATCGCGGAAGGCTGCGATATCACCGCCCTGCGTGAGAAAACCGACGCACAATTTGCTGTCGCTACCGACCTAGTCATCCTGCGAGGTGACGTATGA
- the atoD gene encoding acetate CoA-transferase subunit alpha, whose product MKTKLLTLQDATHFFRDGMTIMVGGFMGVGTPPRLVEALLESGVRDLTLIANDTAFVDTGIGPLIVNGRVSKVIASHIGTNPETGRRMIAGEMEVQLVPQGTLIEQIRCGGAGLGGFLTPTGVGTIVEDGKQTLTLDGKTWLLERPLRADLALIRAHRADMLGNLTYQLSARNFNPLIALAADLTLVEPDEMVEIGELLPDQIITPGAVIDHIISPLEA is encoded by the coding sequence ATGAAAACAAAACTTCTTACCTTACAAGACGCTACACATTTCTTTCGCGACGGCATGACCATCATGGTCGGGGGCTTTATGGGCGTAGGTACCCCACCCCGTTTGGTTGAAGCTTTACTTGAGTCCGGCGTCAGAGACCTGACACTTATCGCTAACGATACCGCCTTTGTCGATACCGGGATCGGGCCACTGATCGTCAATGGCCGTGTGAGCAAAGTGATTGCTTCGCACATTGGCACCAATCCTGAAACCGGTCGACGCATGATTGCCGGTGAAATGGAGGTTCAACTGGTGCCGCAAGGTACCCTGATAGAGCAAATCCGCTGCGGCGGCGCGGGGCTTGGCGGTTTTCTGACACCTACCGGCGTCGGCACCATTGTCGAAGACGGCAAGCAGACCCTGACGCTTGATGGCAAAACCTGGCTGCTTGAACGCCCGTTGCGTGCAGATCTGGCGCTGATTCGTGCGCACCGCGCAGACATGCTTGGCAACCTCACCTATCAACTCAGCGCGCGCAATTTCAACCCACTGATCGCCCTTGCCGCCGACCTCACGCTGGTGGAGCCGGATGAAATGGTCGAAATAGGTGAGCTTCTCCCTGACCAGATAATCACCCCCGGCGCCGTTATCGACCACATCATTTCCCCTCTGGAGGCCTGA
- the atoC gene encoding acetoacetate metabolism transcriptional regulator AtoC, with product MKTTYRILIVDDEANVCRMLTTAFSLQGHETHSACDGEAGLALFNEKQPDVVLMDIRMPVMDGIEALKRMRTCQPRIPVILMTAYAEVETAVEALRSGAFDYVIKPFDLDELNLVIQRTLQLQAMKQEIRNLHKALSTSWQWGHILTNSPLMQDICKDTAKITLSQASVLVSGESGTGKELIARAIHYNSRRANGPFIKINCAALPESLLESELFGHEKGAFTGAQTLRQGLFERAHQGTLFLDEIGEMPPGLQAKLLRILQEREFERIGGHQTIRVDIRIIAATNRSLQTMVKAGTFREDLFYRLNVIHLQLPPLRERREDIALLANHFLQKFSSENQRDIIDIDPTAMSILSAWSWPGNIRELSNVIERAVVMNTGAVIFADDLPDQFRSPVSAITEVKPTQTGERSLKEEIKREEKRIIVEVLEQQDGNRTRTALMLGISRRALMYKLQEYDIDPTGV from the coding sequence ATGAAAACCACCTACCGTATTCTCATCGTTGATGATGAAGCCAATGTTTGCCGTATGCTGACTACCGCGTTTTCTCTACAAGGACATGAGACGCACAGCGCCTGCGACGGTGAGGCTGGCCTGGCGCTGTTTAACGAAAAGCAGCCTGACGTAGTGTTGATGGACATTCGCATGCCGGTCATGGACGGTATTGAGGCACTGAAACGTATGCGTACGTGTCAGCCGCGTATCCCCGTCATTCTGATGACCGCTTACGCCGAAGTTGAGACGGCAGTGGAAGCATTACGCAGCGGCGCATTTGATTACGTGATCAAACCTTTCGATCTGGATGAGCTTAACCTGGTTATCCAGCGCACGTTGCAGCTACAGGCGATGAAGCAGGAGATCCGCAACCTGCATAAAGCGCTGAGCACCAGCTGGCAATGGGGGCATATCCTGACCAACAGCCCGCTAATGCAGGATATCTGTAAAGATACGGCGAAAATCACCCTCTCGCAGGCCAGCGTGTTGGTAAGCGGTGAGAGCGGCACCGGAAAAGAGCTGATCGCCCGGGCAATCCACTACAACAGCAGACGCGCCAACGGTCCTTTTATCAAAATCAACTGCGCCGCCCTGCCGGAATCGTTACTGGAAAGCGAGCTGTTCGGTCATGAAAAGGGGGCGTTTACCGGGGCGCAAACGCTACGCCAGGGTTTATTCGAACGCGCCCATCAGGGTACGCTTTTCCTTGATGAAATTGGCGAAATGCCACCAGGCCTGCAGGCGAAGCTGCTGCGCATTTTGCAGGAAAGAGAATTTGAACGCATCGGCGGGCATCAAACCATTCGCGTCGATATCCGCATTATCGCCGCCACCAACCGTAGCCTGCAAACAATGGTGAAAGCAGGCACTTTCCGCGAAGATCTGTTTTATCGTTTGAATGTCATCCACCTTCAGCTGCCACCGTTACGTGAGCGGCGGGAGGATATCGCCCTGCTGGCCAACCATTTTTTACAAAAATTCAGTTCTGAGAATCAGCGCGATATCATCGATATCGACCCAACAGCAATGTCGATCCTCAGTGCCTGGTCGTGGCCGGGCAATATCCGTGAACTCTCCAATGTGATTGAACGCGCGGTGGTAATGAACACCGGCGCGGTGATTTTTGCCGACGATCTTCCCGACCAGTTCCGTTCACCCGTCAGCGCAATAACCGAAGTAAAACCCACTCAAACGGGGGAACGTAGCCTGAAAGAAGAAATTAAACGCGAGGAAAAACGGATCATCGTGGAGGTTCTTGAACAACAGGACGGAAACCGCACCCGCACGGCGCTGATGCTGGGTATCAGCCGACGCGCCCTGATGTATAAACTTCAAGAATATGACATCGACCCGACAGGGGTTTGA